One Danio rerio strain Tuebingen ecotype United States chromosome 13, GRCz12tu, whole genome shotgun sequence DNA window includes the following coding sequences:
- the tmem72 gene encoding transmembrane protein 72 isoform X1: protein MKGSALWVIVECSCRVLGISTAAVLCAVGIETQSQGEFTSLAVYLLLSSLVIMIFEVAYFIDALLATCLPCPPTWKMFILWKKMAKVGGFQKFLYYTMMSVMCFLHPVLVWHAVIPGIMLVVTGFFNFILSKKKKSDVPKESRVFYGDPALSSVCVKDRGDSEDTFSFFNVISGKRASFIPNNSRIHDLTDRDQSLKNGQHKKRQTDRRNVHFIKSLRSNDTEMEEYHEVESEETTSDKAPMITLF from the exons ATGAAGGGCTCAGCTTTGTGGGTAATTGTGGAATGTTCCTGCAGAGTACTCGGCATCTCCACTGCAGCAG ttTTGTGTGCAGTGGGTATAGAGACTCAGAGTCAGGGAGAGTTCACCAGTTTGGCCGTTTATCTCCT ACTGTCCTCGCTGGTGATTATGATTTTTGAAGTCGCCTATTTTATTGACGCTCTGTTGGCTACATGTCTTCC TTGTCCACCAACTTGGAAGATGTTCATTCTTTGGAAGAAGATGGCCAAAGTTGGAGGTTTTCAAAAATTCCTGTACTACACAATGATGTCTGTGATGTGTTTCCTGCATCCGGTGCTTGTATGGCATGCTGTGATTCCAG GGATTATGCTGGTTGTGACCGGATTCTTTAACTTCATACTGAGCAAAAAAAAGAAGTCAGATGTGCCTAAAGAGTCCAGAGTTTTCTATGGTGACCCGGCTCTGTCTTCTGTCTGTGTCAAAGATAGAGGAGACTCTGAAGACACGTTCTCTTTCTTTAACGTCATCTCCGGCAAAAGAGCATCTTTTATTCCTAACAACAGCCGAATTCATGACTTAACAGACAGGGATCAGTCATTGAAGAATGGTCAACACAAgaaaagacaaacagacagaaggAATGTGCACTTTATTAAGAGCCTCAGAAGTAATGATACTGAAATGGAAGAATATCATGAGGTGGAATCAGAGGAGACCACATCAGATAAAGCACCAATGATTACACT